A portion of the Stigmatella aurantiaca DW4/3-1 genome contains these proteins:
- a CDS encoding SDR family oxidoreductase has product MRPAIVVTGISGNLGRTLAKLLHKSERIIGIDRRPFVGRPKDVEMYQLDLRKKKAEDVFRKNEIRAVIHMGIMHDPRMSEEEHHSFNVVGTTRLLEYCAKYGVKKVVFLSSANVYGPSPDNSNFLTEDAPLMASSRFSGVRDLIEVDMLAHGFFWRHPDINTVILRPVHIVGPTIRNAPSNYLRLRHPWTLAGFDPMVQLIHMEDVARAMVEALRPEPKGVYNVVGPGEVPLSSVLRELGHVSIPVPHPIARPVLSMLFKYRLANFPPPELDHIQFLCNVDGSRWRKELGWKPHHSMRDTIRSVIGE; this is encoded by the coding sequence ATGAGACCGGCGATCGTCGTCACGGGCATCAGTGGCAACCTGGGCCGTACCCTCGCCAAGCTCTTGCACAAGAGCGAGCGCATCATCGGCATTGACCGGCGCCCCTTCGTGGGCCGGCCGAAGGATGTCGAGATGTACCAGTTGGACTTGCGCAAGAAGAAGGCCGAGGACGTCTTCCGCAAGAACGAGATCCGCGCCGTCATCCACATGGGCATCATGCACGACCCGCGCATGAGCGAGGAGGAGCACCACTCCTTCAACGTGGTGGGCACCACGCGCCTCCTGGAGTACTGCGCCAAGTACGGCGTGAAGAAGGTGGTCTTCCTCTCCTCCGCCAACGTCTATGGGCCCAGTCCGGACAACTCCAACTTCCTCACCGAGGACGCGCCCCTCATGGCGTCCAGCCGGTTCTCGGGGGTGCGGGACTTGATCGAAGTGGACATGCTCGCGCATGGCTTCTTCTGGCGGCACCCCGACATCAACACCGTCATCCTCCGGCCCGTGCACATCGTGGGGCCCACCATCCGCAACGCCCCCTCCAACTACCTGCGGCTGCGCCACCCGTGGACGCTGGCCGGGTTTGATCCCATGGTGCAGCTCATCCACATGGAGGATGTGGCGCGCGCCATGGTGGAGGCCCTGCGGCCGGAGCCCAAGGGGGTCTACAACGTCGTCGGTCCGGGCGAGGTGCCGCTCTCGTCCGTGCTGCGCGAGCTGGGCCACGTCTCCATTCCCGTGCCCCATCCCATCGCTCGCCCCGTGCTGAGCATGCTCTTCAAGTACCGCCTCGCCAACTTCCCCCCGCCCGAGCTGGACCACATTCAGTTCCTCTGCAACGTGGATGGCAGCCGCTGGCGGAAGGAGCTGGGCTGGAAGCCCCACCACTCCATGCGCGATACGATTCGCTCCGTCATCGGCGAGTAG
- a CDS encoding tetratricopeptide repeat protein: MAKSMVERYEQLLLQDPSSAVFVELAKVLLEKGDITRAISTCEQGVVHHPHSIIGRVLWGKALLQQGRPAQAMEQFDQAVAIDKENPHAYNLIGEVLVQRGLFRSALPILRKAAALQPNDARVRLWLEQTQQSLAGGPPPVVADLPGITANALAAQELSDEPDAPAEPAAAPAAAAPPEEEEQPEVTGVMKLPVISLVDERDLDAIPPPPAETDAFSAPAGARQQALSRPSRKVEVVMFPPKRPSGTLASVTAPPPPPPGFGVEAQEEQAEDDLEDTPPYSERVPSEFDPSQAQDEFPPEEEAPPEEEAPLSASQARRPAEDAGQASPPSSGGGLLGDLPPPDELPAVPAAARVSDSARSASPSRKRASAAPKRALLEDIPDAAEPRAAAAPRAVRASDVDAAASAAAYEKELREKLAKTATDSSFLSRHGVKLIAGGVCAVVLAVFAWVYISHRAEQGGRTLAEVLGRTERVIALDTSASLEEALTLLDRAREMDDSNSKVWALTAYTHALLFADHGAVAEDRQQALAALEHPGVRAEHQGLSLATDVLVADEKGREAARRALLNSSVQGSVEVDALAGSLLLEMKQPEKALERFKQAVESVRALVALGRYYQDFDNAEKALNMYTNARKLSPEHPLARIGMAESQLALDQDLSLALADMEALGKSKDLVDPLRSRQQLIQGRLLTELGRYDEALALLAQGVKGPLAFDFHLALGDAGRAAGKLEEAQQAYEAALKLQPRSEDAREGLGRTLLDRDRVKEVLARLDGEGRKVALVRAAAHVRQEDWKRARAELEKTRVNNRYPLEAVGYLALADTMEGNGDQAREILEKAVNGVKKPRTDLRVALGRVYWRQRSLDKAQAQFEEAMKDPRDYEASCSEGRLLLARGLPDMALKPLTQAVERNGFHGEARDALGRALLALGRTDEGFKQFERWRGDNPDSAKAHKGFSLALLQTGKFPEAVESSSRAVKLDANDAEAHRLRAISLFATGDGKAAFTALSRANSLDPRDPETFCEIGHAFLRQGDAENAVAAFAAARREGPDVTCGQVGEHYVHPSEGGRAAAKALQGISDRANAVWDKAFAQTALARVLLSVGDVKGAQAAAAEAVKLAPSSGRAQLALGLVALRQRQEEPARAALTKAVELDPANGMARLALADLLVRKSEDLPQAIKEYEAFLKLAGGTEEAKRVKKALPPLKKRAK, translated from the coding sequence ATGGCCAAGTCGATGGTGGAGCGGTACGAGCAGCTGTTGCTGCAAGACCCCAGTTCCGCGGTGTTCGTCGAGCTCGCCAAGGTCCTGCTTGAGAAGGGTGACATCACACGCGCCATCTCGACGTGTGAGCAAGGGGTGGTCCACCACCCGCACTCCATCATCGGACGCGTGTTGTGGGGCAAGGCCCTGCTGCAACAGGGCCGGCCCGCTCAGGCGATGGAGCAGTTCGATCAGGCCGTCGCCATCGATAAGGAGAACCCCCACGCCTACAACCTCATCGGTGAGGTGCTGGTGCAACGGGGGTTGTTCCGCTCGGCACTGCCCATCCTGCGCAAGGCCGCCGCGCTTCAGCCCAACGATGCGCGGGTCCGCTTGTGGCTGGAGCAGACCCAGCAGTCGCTGGCCGGAGGCCCGCCGCCGGTGGTGGCGGATCTGCCGGGCATCACCGCCAACGCGCTCGCGGCGCAGGAGCTGAGTGACGAGCCCGACGCTCCCGCCGAGCCTGCGGCGGCGCCCGCGGCGGCGGCGCCCCCGGAAGAAGAAGAGCAGCCCGAGGTGACGGGCGTGATGAAGCTGCCGGTCATCTCGCTCGTGGACGAGAGGGACCTGGACGCCATCCCGCCCCCGCCGGCCGAGACCGATGCCTTCAGCGCCCCGGCGGGCGCGCGTCAGCAGGCCCTCTCCCGTCCCTCGCGGAAGGTGGAGGTCGTGATGTTCCCTCCCAAGCGCCCCTCGGGAACGCTTGCCTCCGTGACGGCGCCCCCTCCTCCGCCCCCCGGTTTTGGCGTGGAGGCGCAGGAGGAGCAGGCCGAGGACGACTTGGAGGACACCCCGCCGTATTCAGAGCGGGTCCCTTCCGAGTTTGATCCGTCGCAGGCGCAGGACGAGTTTCCCCCCGAAGAGGAGGCGCCGCCGGAGGAGGAGGCGCCGCTCTCCGCGTCTCAGGCACGGCGGCCCGCAGAGGACGCCGGGCAGGCTTCGCCCCCGTCTTCGGGAGGGGGACTGCTTGGAGATCTGCCTCCCCCCGACGAGTTGCCCGCGGTGCCCGCCGCGGCGCGTGTCTCTGACTCGGCCCGGAGCGCGTCGCCGTCCCGGAAGCGGGCCTCGGCCGCCCCCAAGCGCGCGCTGCTGGAGGACATTCCGGATGCCGCGGAGCCTCGGGCCGCCGCGGCCCCCCGCGCGGTCCGCGCCTCCGATGTGGATGCCGCGGCCAGCGCCGCCGCCTACGAGAAGGAACTGCGCGAGAAGCTCGCCAAGACGGCCACGGACTCCTCTTTCCTCTCCCGCCACGGGGTGAAGCTCATCGCGGGGGGCGTCTGCGCGGTGGTGCTGGCCGTGTTCGCGTGGGTCTACATCTCCCATCGCGCGGAGCAGGGAGGCAGGACGCTCGCGGAGGTGCTGGGGCGCACCGAGCGGGTCATCGCCCTCGACACGAGCGCCTCCCTGGAAGAGGCGCTCACGCTGCTCGACCGTGCGCGCGAGATGGACGACAGCAACAGCAAGGTCTGGGCGCTGACGGCCTATACGCATGCCCTTCTCTTCGCGGACCACGGCGCCGTGGCCGAGGACCGGCAGCAGGCGCTCGCGGCGCTGGAGCATCCAGGGGTGCGCGCCGAGCATCAGGGGCTCAGCCTGGCCACGGATGTGCTGGTGGCCGATGAGAAGGGGCGGGAGGCCGCCCGCCGCGCGTTGCTCAACTCCAGCGTGCAGGGTTCTGTCGAGGTGGATGCGCTCGCGGGCAGCCTGCTCCTGGAAATGAAGCAGCCCGAGAAGGCCTTGGAGCGCTTCAAGCAGGCCGTCGAGAGCGTCCGCGCGTTGGTGGCGTTGGGCCGCTACTACCAGGACTTCGACAACGCGGAGAAGGCCCTCAACATGTACACGAATGCCCGGAAGCTCTCTCCGGAGCATCCCCTGGCGCGCATCGGCATGGCGGAGAGCCAGCTGGCGCTCGACCAGGATCTGAGCCTGGCGCTGGCGGACATGGAGGCGCTCGGCAAGAGCAAGGATCTGGTGGATCCCTTGCGCTCGCGGCAGCAGCTCATCCAGGGCCGGTTGCTGACGGAGCTGGGGCGATACGACGAGGCGCTGGCCTTGCTGGCCCAGGGGGTGAAGGGGCCGCTCGCGTTCGACTTCCACCTCGCCCTCGGCGATGCGGGCCGCGCGGCGGGGAAGCTCGAGGAGGCCCAGCAGGCGTATGAGGCCGCCCTCAAGCTCCAGCCCCGGAGCGAGGACGCCCGGGAAGGGCTGGGGCGCACGTTGCTGGACCGGGACCGGGTGAAAGAGGTGCTCGCGCGGCTGGACGGGGAAGGCCGCAAGGTGGCCCTGGTGCGCGCGGCGGCCCACGTCCGGCAGGAGGACTGGAAGCGCGCCCGCGCCGAGCTGGAGAAGACGCGGGTGAACAACCGCTACCCGCTCGAGGCCGTCGGCTATCTGGCCCTGGCGGACACCATGGAGGGCAACGGCGATCAGGCGCGCGAGATCCTGGAGAAGGCCGTCAACGGCGTGAAGAAGCCCCGGACGGACCTCCGGGTGGCGCTCGGCCGGGTGTACTGGCGTCAGCGCTCGCTGGACAAGGCGCAGGCCCAGTTCGAGGAGGCCATGAAGGATCCGCGCGACTATGAGGCCTCCTGCTCCGAGGGCCGGCTCCTGCTGGCGCGCGGGTTGCCGGACATGGCCCTCAAGCCCCTCACGCAGGCGGTGGAGCGCAATGGCTTCCATGGCGAAGCCCGGGATGCGCTCGGCCGGGCCCTGCTCGCGCTGGGCCGCACGGACGAGGGCTTCAAGCAGTTCGAGCGGTGGCGCGGGGACAACCCCGACAGCGCCAAGGCGCACAAGGGGTTCTCCCTGGCGCTCCTCCAGACGGGGAAGTTCCCCGAAGCGGTGGAGTCTTCCAGCCGCGCGGTGAAGCTCGATGCCAATGACGCCGAGGCGCACCGCCTCCGGGCAATCAGCCTCTTTGCCACCGGCGATGGCAAGGCCGCCTTCACGGCCCTGTCTCGCGCCAACAGCCTGGATCCCCGGGACCCAGAAACGTTCTGCGAGATTGGCCATGCCTTCCTCCGCCAGGGAGACGCGGAGAACGCGGTGGCGGCCTTCGCGGCGGCGCGGCGCGAGGGACCCGATGTGACGTGTGGCCAGGTGGGCGAGCACTACGTCCATCCGTCCGAGGGGGGGCGCGCGGCGGCCAAGGCGCTGCAGGGCATCTCCGACCGGGCGAACGCCGTCTGGGACAAGGCCTTCGCGCAGACGGCCCTCGCCCGGGTGTTGCTGAGCGTGGGGGATGTGAAGGGCGCTCAGGCGGCCGCGGCGGAGGCCGTGAAGCTGGCGCCGTCCAGCGGGCGGGCGCAGCTGGCCCTGGGGCTCGTGGCCTTGCGCCAGCGGCAGGAGGAGCCCGCCCGGGCGGCGCTCACCAAGGCCGTGGAGCTGGATCCGGCCAATGGCATGGCCCGCCTGGCGCTGGCGGATCTGCTCGTGCGCAAGTCAGAGGATCTGCCGCAGGCCATCAAGGAGTATGAAGCGTTCCTCAAGCTGGCGGGTGGAACGGAAGAGGCGAAGCGGGTGAAGAAGGCCCTGCCTCCCCTCAAGAAACGAGCCAAGTAG